The following coding sequences lie in one Microvirga sp. 17 mud 1-3 genomic window:
- a CDS encoding glutathione S-transferase N-terminal domain-containing protein: MTDLSAFPITKRWPAQHPDRLQLYSLPTPNGVKVSIALEEIGLPYEPHLIEIGKDETWTPEFLSLNPNGKIPAILDPDGPGGKPLALFESGAILLYLAEKTGKLLPTDPALRYETIQWVFFQMAAVGPMFGQLGYFHKFAGREIEDKRPLERYRAESKRLLGVLDKRLEGREWIMGADYTIADISLLGWVRNLVGFYGARELVEFDALANVPAWLERGLARPAVQRGLDIPKRS, translated from the coding sequence ATGACAGACCTGTCCGCCTTCCCCATCACCAAACGCTGGCCCGCCCAGCATCCTGACCGCCTCCAGCTTTATTCCCTGCCGACGCCGAACGGCGTGAAGGTCTCGATTGCCCTTGAGGAAATCGGTCTCCCATACGAGCCGCACCTCATCGAGATCGGCAAGGACGAAACCTGGACACCCGAGTTTCTCTCGCTCAACCCGAATGGCAAGATTCCGGCGATTCTCGATCCCGACGGTCCCGGCGGCAAGCCGCTCGCCCTGTTCGAATCCGGCGCGATCCTGCTCTATCTCGCGGAGAAGACCGGCAAGCTCCTGCCGACCGATCCGGCCCTGCGCTACGAGACCATCCAATGGGTGTTCTTCCAGATGGCGGCTGTAGGCCCGATGTTCGGCCAGCTCGGCTATTTCCATAAGTTCGCGGGCCGCGAGATCGAGGACAAGCGTCCCCTCGAGCGCTATCGCGCCGAATCGAAGCGTCTGCTCGGCGTGCTCGATAAGCGGCTCGAAGGACGCGAGTGGATCATGGGAGCGGACTACACCATCGCGGACATCTCGCTCCTCGGCTGGGTGCGCAACCTCGTCGGCTTTTACGGCGCGCGTGAACTCGTGGAGTTCGACGCTCTCGCCAATGTCCCTGCCTGGCTGGAACGCGGCCTCGCCCGCCCCGCCGTGCAGCGGGGGCTCGACATCCCGAAGCGCTCCTAA
- a CDS encoding M10 family metallopeptidase C-terminal domain-containing protein, whose amino-acid sequence MATLKNVAGSGYGNLYVDSLIWGGKAWDVSQEPLLVFFGENSNFDAARTVHPAFPNDWYSDGSFRTSWYDIYKDTFAEVAGVYASVANIPFAMPDDVQDANIVWWWYGGMGNVAGWHESPDQSEDYSQRWGIFNSFSPGGFKHGGQVRSTIIHEIGIGLGLAPSHSGGVLGDATSFPGVHAPNDLGDFGLNQTVYTIMSDNDGLNTAPPDAEKGQYGYQGGLGAFDIAALQALYGPNMTTAAGNDVYTLPTANVPGTGWSSIWDAGGTDTISAAGSTAGVTIDLRAASLQQGDPHAGGYISAQKGISGGFTIANGVVIENATGSAFDDTLIGNSATNILDGGAGNDTYYVDSPNDVVIDSGGTDTVYATFDFADPAIEKVYVNGVLKSGTAPGPGTNPGAGNGSGSGGQPVVNGYRVLTGGSKNDALIGQGGNDKLYGGLGKDVLTGGAGKDIFVFNTKPSKANMDKITDFSVKDDTIWLDNKYMAKLGKGTETKPGKLNKGFFTLGSKAKDKNDYLIYDNKKGVLFYDSDGSGSHKAVELATLKKGLKMTYHDFMVI is encoded by the coding sequence ATGGCTACTCTTAAGAACGTTGCCGGAAGCGGCTACGGAAACCTCTATGTCGATTCGCTGATCTGGGGCGGCAAGGCTTGGGACGTGTCCCAGGAGCCGCTCCTCGTCTTTTTCGGCGAAAATTCCAACTTTGATGCCGCGAGAACTGTGCATCCTGCGTTTCCGAACGATTGGTACTCGGACGGGTCTTTCCGTACCAGCTGGTACGATATTTATAAGGATACCTTTGCTGAGGTTGCCGGTGTTTATGCGAGCGTGGCCAATATTCCGTTCGCCATGCCCGACGATGTCCAGGACGCCAACATCGTCTGGTGGTGGTATGGAGGAATGGGCAATGTGGCCGGATGGCATGAATCCCCGGACCAGAGCGAGGATTACAGCCAACGTTGGGGCATCTTCAACAGCTTCTCACCGGGTGGATTCAAGCATGGCGGCCAGGTCCGGTCGACCATCATTCACGAGATTGGGATCGGTCTAGGGCTGGCACCGTCCCATAGCGGGGGCGTGTTGGGCGATGCGACGTCATTCCCCGGTGTACATGCACCCAACGACCTGGGCGATTTCGGCCTGAACCAGACCGTCTATACCATCATGTCGGACAATGACGGCCTCAACACGGCTCCGCCCGATGCTGAGAAAGGGCAGTATGGCTACCAGGGCGGTCTCGGTGCCTTCGATATCGCGGCGTTGCAGGCTCTCTACGGCCCTAACATGACCACCGCCGCCGGCAACGACGTCTATACCCTGCCGACCGCGAATGTACCCGGCACGGGCTGGTCCTCGATCTGGGATGCGGGCGGCACGGACACCATCAGCGCGGCAGGCTCGACGGCCGGCGTGACGATCGACCTGCGGGCCGCCAGCCTGCAGCAGGGCGATCCGCATGCAGGCGGTTACATCTCGGCACAGAAAGGCATCTCAGGCGGATTTACCATTGCCAATGGCGTGGTCATCGAGAACGCCACCGGCAGCGCGTTCGACGACACGCTGATCGGGAACAGCGCGACCAACATCCTCGACGGCGGAGCCGGCAACGATACGTACTATGTCGATTCACCGAACGACGTCGTGATCGACTCGGGCGGCACCGACACCGTCTACGCAACCTTCGATTTCGCGGACCCGGCGATCGAGAAGGTGTATGTGAACGGGGTTTTGAAGTCGGGCACCGCTCCCGGGCCGGGCACGAATCCTGGAGCGGGCAATGGCTCCGGCTCGGGCGGTCAGCCGGTTGTCAACGGCTATCGCGTCCTCACGGGAGGCTCCAAGAACGATGCCCTGATCGGTCAGGGCGGCAACGATAAGCTTTATGGCGGGCTCGGTAAGGATGTGCTGACCGGCGGGGCGGGCAAGGACATCTTCGTGTTCAACACCAAGCCCAGCAAGGCCAATATGGACAAGATCACGGACTTTTCCGTGAAGGACGACACGATCTGGCTCGACAATAAGTACATGGCCAAGCTCGGCAAGGGCACGGAGACAAAGCCGGGTAAGCTCAACAAGGGCTTCTTCACCCTCGGCTCCAAGGCCAAGGACAAGAACGATTACCTGATCTACGACAACAAGAAGGGCGTGCTTTTCTATGATTCCGATGGCTCAGGCAGTCACAAGGCGGTCGAGCTTGCCACGCTCAAGAAGGGCCTCAAAATGACCTATCACGACTTCATGGTCATTTGA